Proteins encoded within one genomic window of Prochlorococcus marinus str. MIT 9515:
- a CDS encoding DUF6339 family protein, giving the protein MREELFRLKNPLINSGLISALRYPESIGLEKVESEVDLTDLSKLVDQLILENIKGSNLDERLVECVHKTFKPLPSHVLTDMRMWHWLCVIKYPNIPWLRWRGSIPIDPEDGFTVGTGKKHVPSIRFLGTSSINGHGRNTFSRLFFAADRMMDKSQSDYTLVKKLFTSQELHLGLSDREFGLIPKINRVLTEKLVELPDSKVRIAIRKLNSLGGSICLDLLSEEQLQKLIDIQDKEAS; this is encoded by the coding sequence ATGAGAGAAGAGCTTTTCAGATTAAAGAATCCTTTAATAAATAGTGGACTTATTTCAGCTTTAAGATATCCAGAGTCTATAGGTTTAGAGAAAGTAGAATCCGAAGTAGATCTTACTGACCTCTCAAAACTTGTAGATCAACTAATCCTTGAAAATATAAAAGGTTCAAACCTGGATGAGAGATTGGTCGAGTGCGTTCATAAAACATTTAAACCGCTTCCTTCTCATGTTCTTACTGATATGAGAATGTGGCATTGGCTTTGCGTAATAAAATATCCAAACATTCCCTGGCTTAGATGGAGAGGGAGTATTCCTATTGACCCTGAAGATGGATTTACGGTTGGAACAGGCAAAAAACATGTTCCTTCTATAAGATTTCTTGGGACATCTTCAATTAATGGTCATGGGAGAAATACCTTTTCCAGACTTTTCTTTGCCGCAGATAGGATGATGGATAAAAGTCAATCTGACTACACTCTGGTCAAAAAACTTTTCACGAGTCAGGAACTTCATCTCGGTTTAAGTGACAGAGAATTTGGCTTGATACCCAAGATAAATAGAGTATTAACAGAAAAGCTTGTTGAATTGCCAGACAGCAAAGTAAGAATTGCGATAAGAAAACTTAATTCTCTGGGTGGCTCTATATGTCTTGATCTATTGAGTGAAGAACAACTGCAAAAATTAATTGATATTCAGGATAAGGAGGCTTCATGA
- a CDS encoding DUF6339 family protein: MNNLKLLTRSSVSLLTGKASDANLANENIQKYSSYSNPFLNELEQYEFFDTQLKPIEEKFLDSSNDFITAKYLFETLKIDRIQASDSRLWITLTHRDSWSYMQKRWNLKDSDKGTNLNNKILSRWHLDGSPRNALARNGLSRLWWAAELTYAPWEKDSELECFRCEDPYKYTKIITENKKSQALFDVLDREFGGSPLFRICYLEAFSILVDQRGLAPTIASAKLSVLFNALLIPRSVSAHKESPENLLERILNLQKYIPNKKIENDTI, translated from the coding sequence ATGAATAATTTAAAATTACTAACTAGATCTTCTGTAAGTTTATTAACTGGAAAAGCCAGCGATGCAAATCTTGCTAATGAAAATATTCAAAAATATAGTTCTTATTCAAATCCTTTTTTAAATGAATTAGAACAATATGAATTTTTCGATACTCAATTAAAACCAATTGAAGAAAAATTTTTAGATTCATCAAATGATTTTATTACGGCTAAATATCTTTTCGAAACATTAAAAATAGATAGGATTCAAGCCTCCGATTCTAGATTATGGATTACTTTGACCCATCGAGACTCTTGGAGCTATATGCAAAAAAGATGGAACTTAAAAGATTCAGATAAGGGTACTAATTTGAATAACAAAATTTTATCAAGATGGCATTTAGATGGATCACCAAGAAATGCATTGGCAAGGAATGGTTTATCAAGATTATGGTGGGCTGCTGAACTTACTTATGCACCTTGGGAAAAGGATTCTGAATTAGAATGTTTTAGATGTGAAGACCCATATAAATATACCAAGATAATCACAGAAAATAAAAAATCACAAGCACTTTTTGATGTTCTCGACAGAGAGTTTGGGGGCTCTCCATTATTTAGAATTTGCTACTTAGAAGCATTTAGTATACTAGTTGATCAAAGAGGTTTAGCTCCTACCATTGCTTCAGCAAAATTATCAGTTTTATTTAATGCATTACTTATACCTAGATCAGTTAGCGCTCATAAAGAGAGTCCAGAAAACCTACTGGAGAGAATTCTAAATTTACAAAAATATATCCCAAATAAAAAGATTGAAAATGATACTATTTAA
- a CDS encoding DNA cytosine methyltransferase, which produces MIHKNAVGKIDPHRLTPVRGPSTELDPHIDSCEFDELPGYAAKVRSLKKDPNFAVDLFSGAGGLSLGLHRANFDVILACDIRNDSIMTHRHHFGGCSYECDLSKRKVVNEIADKLNECGEISLIAGGPPCQPFSRNIKWRKHNEEVSAQHQELNEDRRELWESFISIVEQVKPKAFLMENVSDIAQGGEQEIFRSIINRAEKAGYRIDPKLIYAWQYGVPQLRPRLFISGTKINECAPMKWPKPTYNSVDKAVTLEDAISDLPPLEGGWNEKWDERYSYGGPITPYQTSMREWLEIDDDVIHDHLIRKVREDDLETFKLMRSTGVKYSQLSEAQRRYSVTSRAFREGKKVKENQKNSFGDKYNILKPNEPCLTITAHMSKDGYWYIHPQQNRTLSVREAARVQSFPDGFNFHGGPSNRFHQIGEAVAPIVAYELGKALIKSIKNKKDYMQADLVPQLRKNLISWYELNKKEVELIWTKKREGRKIIPNEVRAWNACLGILLPETFKKDHKDKKKKNVGESDKNLEGRKKETYRQLKKSWPNPESFLHDNIKMRTMKIKSFSLEKYIPSLELLAEDLNKDEIDWSEIARKDYGLFSRNSVRGALATVGLTTEIKQSLVITKIISKLMDLDYEKLKFSNMNREIHIGHLLEKDSEGTGYCSLLALSKQEDTDEIIQNKLKLLPKEQKIEAA; this is translated from the coding sequence ATGATACATAAGAATGCAGTAGGAAAAATTGATCCACATAGATTAACTCCTGTCAGAGGTCCTTCAACAGAACTTGATCCTCATATTGATTCATGCGAATTTGATGAACTTCCTGGTTATGCGGCAAAAGTTCGTAGTCTTAAAAAAGACCCAAACTTTGCTGTTGATCTTTTTTCAGGTGCTGGTGGTTTAAGTCTTGGGCTTCATCGAGCAAATTTTGATGTAATTCTTGCATGTGATATTCGAAATGATTCAATAATGACTCACAGGCATCATTTTGGCGGTTGCTCGTATGAATGTGATTTAAGTAAAAGAAAGGTTGTTAATGAAATTGCTGACAAACTTAACGAATGTGGAGAAATTTCACTTATTGCAGGTGGGCCTCCATGTCAGCCTTTTTCGAGAAATATCAAATGGAGGAAACATAATGAAGAAGTTTCGGCTCAACATCAGGAACTTAATGAAGATAGAAGAGAATTATGGGAATCATTTATTTCGATAGTTGAGCAGGTAAAGCCAAAAGCTTTTCTAATGGAAAATGTTTCTGATATTGCCCAGGGTGGAGAGCAGGAAATATTCAGATCAATAATTAATAGAGCTGAGAAAGCCGGTTATCGTATAGACCCCAAATTGATTTATGCATGGCAGTATGGAGTCCCTCAACTCAGACCAAGATTATTTATTTCAGGAACAAAGATAAATGAATGTGCTCCAATGAAATGGCCAAAGCCAACATACAATTCCGTTGATAAAGCAGTTACATTGGAAGATGCGATTTCTGATTTACCTCCTTTGGAGGGAGGATGGAACGAGAAGTGGGATGAGAGATATAGCTATGGAGGCCCCATAACCCCTTATCAAACATCTATGAGAGAATGGTTAGAAATTGATGATGACGTAATTCATGATCACCTGATAAGAAAAGTTAGAGAGGATGATCTAGAAACATTTAAATTAATGAGATCCACTGGAGTTAAATATTCTCAACTATCAGAAGCTCAAAGGAGATATTCAGTAACCAGCAGAGCTTTTAGGGAAGGCAAGAAAGTAAAGGAAAATCAAAAGAATAGCTTTGGTGATAAATATAATATTCTCAAACCAAATGAACCATGTCTCACAATCACTGCTCATATGTCAAAAGATGGATACTGGTATATCCATCCCCAACAAAATAGAACACTCTCAGTCAGAGAAGCAGCAAGAGTTCAATCATTTCCGGATGGGTTTAATTTTCATGGAGGACCTTCTAATAGATTCCATCAAATTGGAGAAGCAGTTGCACCCATAGTTGCTTATGAACTAGGAAAAGCATTAATTAAATCGATAAAAAATAAAAAAGATTATATGCAGGCAGATTTAGTTCCTCAACTACGAAAAAATCTTATTAGCTGGTATGAATTAAATAAAAAAGAAGTTGAACTTATCTGGACAAAAAAAAGAGAAGGTAGAAAAATTATTCCAAATGAAGTAAGAGCATGGAATGCATGCCTTGGAATCTTACTCCCAGAAACCTTCAAAAAGGATCATAAGGATAAAAAGAAAAAAAATGTAGGAGAAAGTGATAAAAACCTGGAAGGTAGAAAAAAGGAAACATATAGACAGCTGAAAAAGTCCTGGCCTAATCCCGAAAGTTTTCTTCATGACAATATAAAAATGCGGACGATGAAAATAAAAAGTTTCAGTCTTGAAAAATATATTCCTTCCCTAGAACTCTTAGCTGAAGATTTAAACAAAGATGAAATTGACTGGAGTGAAATAGCCAGAAAAGATTATGGTTTATTTTCTAGGAATTCAGTAAGAGGAGCTCTTGCAACAGTTGGTCTGACCACTGAGATAAAACAATCCTTAGTAATAACAAAAATTATTTCTAAGTTGATGGATTTAGATTATGAGAAATTGAAATTCAGCAACATGAACAGAGAGATACATATAGGTCATTTATTAGAGAAAGACAGTGAAGGTACTGGTTATTGCTCCTTACTGGCTTTATCTAAACAAGAAGATACAGATGAAATTATCCAGAATAAATTAAAATTATTACCAAAAGAGCAAAAGATAGAAGCTGCCTGA